In Calothrix sp. PCC 7507, one DNA window encodes the following:
- the nifJ gene encoding pyruvate:ferredoxin (flavodoxin) oxidoreductase, giving the protein MSKTFATIDGNEAVAHVAYKLNEVIAIYPITPSSAMGEWADAWSAEGRPNLWGTIPSVVQMQSEGGAAGAVHGALQTGSLSTTFTASQGLLLMIPNLYKIAGELTSAVVHVAARSLATHALSIFGDHSDVMAARATGFALLCSASVQESLDFALIAHAATLETRVSFMHFFDGFRTSHEVQKVKLLADDDLRSLINEDLILAHRARALTPDRPVLRGTAQNPDVFFQAREGTNLYYDATPDIVQRLMDQLGDRTGRYYQIYEYHGAADADRLIVLMGSGCETVHETVDYLNALGEKVGVVKVRLYRPFDVARFVAALPNSVKAIAVLDRTKEPGSTGEPLYLDVVAAIHESNPKSKIQNLKSVVGGRYGLSSKEFTPAMVKGVFDNLASAKPQNHFTIGINDDVSHTSLSFDPNFSTEPDSVVRAMFYGLGSDGTVGANKNSIKIIGEETDNYAQGYFVYDSKKSGSMTVSHLRFGKEPIRSTYLIDKANFIGCHHWGFLEHIDVLKAATKGATILVNSPYDADAVWKYLPSTVQQQIIDKQLKLYVINANQVARESGMGRRINTIMQVCFFALAGVLPEKDAIAKIKQAIEKTYGKKGAEVVRMNLQAVDNTLENLHQVKVFSPPAPCPLPPASLLPNAPEFVREVLGKIMTWQGDDLPVSALPADGTFPSGTTKWEKRNVAEEIPAWDKDVCVQCGKCVMVCPHAAIRAKVYQASELVNAPSTFKSTDAKDRDFANQKFTIQVAPEDCTGCVICVNVCPAKNKSEPLRKAINMVQQLPLREQERKNWDFFLSLPNPDRRELKLNLIRQQQLQEPLFEFSGACAGCGETPYLKLLTQLFGDRSVIANATGCSSIYGGNLPTTPWTTNAEGRGPAWSNSLFEDNAEFGFGFRLSLDKQAEFAAELLQKLGHGAWGIPHDLVESILNAKQNSEADIWEQRERVALLKQKLDELLQKQNTENHHAPCPMPHAQLQNLKSLADYLVKKSVWIVGGDGWAYDIDFHGIDHVLASGRNVNILVMDTEVYSNTGGQSSKATPRAAVAKFAASGKPRGKKDLGLIAMTYGNVYVASVALGARDEHTLKAFLEAEAFDGPSLIIAYSHCIAHGIDMTTGMNHQKTLIESGRWLLYRYNPELQKEGKNPLQLDMRSPKQPIDESMYQENRFKMLTKSKPEVAKQLLAQAQAEVDARWQMYQYLANR; this is encoded by the coding sequence ATGTCTAAAACCTTCGCAACCATCGACGGGAATGAGGCTGTAGCCCACGTTGCTTACAAATTAAATGAAGTAATAGCCATTTATCCCATCACCCCCTCTTCAGCAATGGGTGAATGGGCAGATGCTTGGTCAGCGGAGGGTCGTCCTAACCTCTGGGGGACTATTCCCAGTGTGGTGCAGATGCAGAGTGAAGGCGGGGCGGCTGGGGCTGTACACGGGGCACTGCAAACAGGTTCCCTGAGTACTACTTTTACAGCTTCCCAGGGATTATTACTGATGATTCCCAACCTTTACAAAATCGCTGGGGAATTGACTAGTGCCGTGGTTCATGTGGCTGCACGTTCCTTGGCTACCCACGCCCTATCAATTTTTGGCGACCATAGTGATGTGATGGCAGCCCGTGCTACTGGCTTTGCCTTGTTGTGTTCGGCTTCGGTGCAAGAAAGTCTAGACTTTGCCCTGATTGCCCATGCTGCGACTCTAGAGACGCGGGTGTCGTTTATGCACTTCTTTGATGGCTTCCGTACATCACATGAAGTGCAAAAAGTCAAGTTGTTGGCAGATGATGATTTACGATCGCTCATTAACGAAGATTTAATCTTAGCCCATCGCGCCCGCGCTCTCACTCCAGACCGCCCAGTGTTGCGGGGTACAGCCCAAAACCCGGATGTTTTCTTCCAAGCTCGCGAAGGCACTAACCTCTACTATGATGCTACTCCCGACATTGTTCAGCGCCTGATGGATCAATTAGGCGATCGCACAGGAAGATATTACCAAATTTATGAATACCACGGCGCAGCCGATGCCGATCGCCTAATTGTCCTCATGGGTTCCGGTTGTGAAACTGTCCATGAAACCGTAGATTATCTCAATGCCCTGGGGGAAAAAGTGGGTGTGGTGAAGGTGCGGTTATATCGTCCCTTTGATGTGGCTAGATTTGTCGCAGCATTACCTAATAGTGTAAAGGCGATCGCAGTCCTTGACCGCACCAAAGAACCAGGTAGCACTGGGGAACCGTTGTATTTAGATGTGGTAGCGGCGATTCATGAAAGCAATCCAAAATCCAAAATCCAAAATCTAAAATCCGTTGTTGGTGGCCGGTATGGTTTGTCATCGAAAGAATTTACCCCAGCGATGGTGAAAGGTGTTTTTGACAACCTCGCCTCAGCCAAACCGCAAAACCACTTTACTATCGGTATTAATGACGACGTTAGTCATACTTCCCTCAGCTTTGACCCCAATTTCTCCACCGAACCAGATAGCGTTGTCCGCGCCATGTTTTACGGGTTAGGTTCCGATGGGACAGTTGGTGCTAATAAGAACTCAATCAAGATTATTGGTGAAGAAACTGACAATTACGCCCAAGGCTACTTTGTCTACGACTCCAAGAAATCCGGCTCGATGACGGTTTCTCATCTCCGTTTCGGGAAAGAACCAATTCGTTCAACTTACCTCATCGACAAAGCTAATTTTATTGGTTGTCATCACTGGGGCTTTTTGGAACACATAGATGTTCTCAAAGCTGCGACGAAAGGAGCGACTATTCTTGTTAACAGTCCCTATGATGCTGATGCTGTTTGGAAATATTTACCCTCGACTGTACAGCAGCAAATTATCGACAAACAGCTGAAGTTATATGTGATTAATGCTAACCAAGTTGCCCGTGAAAGTGGCATGGGTCGTAGAATCAACACGATAATGCAAGTATGTTTCTTTGCCTTAGCAGGGGTATTGCCAGAAAAAGACGCCATTGCCAAAATTAAACAAGCAATTGAAAAAACCTACGGTAAAAAAGGCGCGGAAGTTGTCCGGATGAACCTGCAAGCCGTAGATAACACCCTGGAAAACTTGCATCAAGTCAAAGTTTTTTCTCCCCCTGCCCCCTGCCCCCTGCCCCCTGCCTCTCTCCTCCCCAACGCGCCGGAATTTGTGCGGGAAGTCTTGGGTAAAATCATGACATGGCAGGGTGATGATTTACCAGTAAGTGCCCTCCCCGCTGATGGCACTTTCCCCAGTGGGACAACCAAGTGGGAAAAACGCAACGTAGCTGAAGAGATTCCCGCATGGGATAAGGATGTCTGCGTTCAGTGTGGTAAGTGTGTGATGGTTTGTCCCCACGCTGCTATTCGCGCCAAGGTGTATCAAGCAAGTGAGTTGGTGAATGCACCGTCAACTTTTAAGTCAACCGATGCCAAGGATAGGGACTTTGCCAACCAAAAATTTACGATTCAGGTAGCCCCAGAAGACTGCACAGGCTGCGTTATTTGCGTGAATGTCTGCCCAGCCAAAAATAAATCTGAGCCATTACGCAAGGCGATTAACATGGTGCAGCAGCTACCTTTGCGGGAACAGGAGCGGAAAAACTGGGATTTCTTCTTGAGTTTGCCCAATCCTGATAGAAGGGAGTTGAAACTGAATCTAATTCGCCAACAACAACTGCAAGAACCTTTATTTGAATTCTCCGGTGCTTGTGCTGGTTGTGGTGAGACACCTTATTTAAAATTATTAACACAACTATTTGGCGATCGCTCCGTGATAGCCAACGCCACAGGTTGTTCTTCCATCTACGGCGGGAATTTACCCACAACCCCTTGGACAACCAATGCCGAAGGAAGAGGCCCAGCATGGTCTAATAGTTTATTTGAAGATAATGCCGAATTTGGTTTTGGCTTCCGTCTTTCACTAGATAAACAAGCCGAATTTGCAGCGGAATTGTTGCAAAAGTTAGGGCATGGGGCATGGGGAATACCTCATGATTTGGTGGAGTCTATTCTCAACGCCAAGCAAAATTCTGAGGCTGATATTTGGGAACAGCGGGAACGGGTAGCGCTGTTGAAACAGAAGCTAGATGAACTGTTGCAAAAACAGAATACAGAGAATCACCATGCCCCATGCCCCATGCCCCATGCCCAACTCCAAAATCTAAAATCCTTAGCTGATTATCTCGTCAAAAAAAGCGTCTGGATTGTCGGCGGTGACGGCTGGGCGTATGATATTGACTTTCACGGCATCGATCATGTATTGGCAAGTGGTCGCAATGTAAATATCCTGGTGATGGATACAGAAGTGTATTCTAATACAGGTGGGCAATCTTCCAAAGCTACCCCACGGGCTGCAGTTGCGAAGTTTGCCGCCAGTGGTAAGCCTAGGGGTAAGAAAGACTTGGGTTTAATTGCCATGACTTACGGCAATGTCTACGTAGCCAGTGTAGCTTTAGGTGCTAGGGATGAACATACCCTCAAGGCATTTCTGGAAGCAGAAGCGTTTGATGGCCCATCATTGATTATTGCTTATAGTCATTGCATCGCCCACGGCATCGACATGACCACAGGGATGAATCACCAGAAAACCTTGATAGAATCAGGTCGTTGGTTGTTGTATCGCTATAATCCTGAGTTGCAAAAAGAGGGTAAGAATCCTTTGCAATTGGATATGCGATCGCCTAAACAACCAATAGATGAATCCATGTATCAAGAAAATCGTTTCAAAATGCTCACCAAGAGTAAGCCGGAAGTTGCCAAACAACTGCTAGCACAAGCGCAAGCCGAAGTAGATGCGCGTTGGCAGATGTATCAATATTTGGCAAATAGGTAA
- a CDS encoding glycosyltransferase, with amino-acid sequence MKIVIITVGTRGDVQPFVALGVALKQAGHTVTICTSSRFQLFISEYGLNYAYMNDQLLKLIDTDAGRAAIESKGNAFFLWQQTMPIIRQTLDEAWIAAQEAEILIYHPKALGGYHIAEKLNIPGFMSLLLPLYTPTTAFPSPIFPNLKGGWYNQLTYQLLPLLTAPYLNVINQWRQERLGLRPRSWNEKEILGSYGDSSPVLYAYSSHLIPRPSDWDSSTIVTGYWFLDAPADFVPPPQLLDFLANGKPPLCIGFGSMTGQNPTALREIVLTALKNTGQRGILLTGWGDIGNADLPNDVFKLEAIPHDWLFPQVAAVMHHGGAGTTAAALRAGIPNIIIPFFGDQPFWGQRVEALGVGPKPIPKKHLTAEKLAAAINVAVNDEEVRRRALSLGAKIRAEDGVAQAVKVINRFSSLS; translated from the coding sequence ATGAAGATTGTCATTATCACTGTCGGCACGCGCGGCGATGTACAACCGTTTGTAGCATTAGGTGTTGCTCTAAAGCAAGCTGGGCATACAGTCACTATCTGCACAAGCAGCCGCTTTCAATTATTCATCAGTGAATATGGCTTGAATTATGCGTATATGAATGATCAATTGCTAAAGTTGATTGATACTGACGCAGGTCGAGCAGCAATTGAATCTAAGGGTAATGCCTTTTTTCTTTGGCAGCAAACTATGCCAATCATCCGTCAAACTCTGGATGAAGCATGGATAGCAGCGCAAGAAGCAGAGATACTTATCTATCATCCCAAAGCCCTAGGTGGATATCATATCGCTGAAAAGTTAAATATTCCCGGCTTCATGAGCCTACTTTTGCCCCTATACACTCCCACAACTGCTTTTCCTAGTCCCATCTTTCCTAACTTAAAAGGAGGCTGGTATAATCAACTAACCTACCAGCTTTTGCCACTGCTGACAGCGCCTTATTTGAATGTCATCAATCAATGGCGTCAAGAGCGTCTCGGCTTAAGACCGCGTTCGTGGAATGAGAAAGAAATTCTCGGCAGTTATGGTGATTCCAGCCCAGTTCTTTACGCTTACAGTTCCCATCTAATTCCTCGACCAAGTGACTGGGATTCCAGCACGATAGTCACGGGTTATTGGTTTTTAGACGCTCCAGCAGATTTCGTCCCACCTCCCCAACTCCTCGATTTTCTGGCAAATGGTAAGCCTCCTTTGTGCATCGGTTTTGGTAGTATGACGGGTCAAAATCCGACGGCGCTGAGAGAAATTGTCTTAACTGCCTTAAAAAACACTGGACAGCGCGGTATTTTGCTCACCGGATGGGGTGATATTGGCAACGCAGATTTACCCAATGATGTTTTTAAGCTAGAAGCAATTCCTCATGATTGGTTATTTCCTCAAGTAGCTGCTGTTATGCATCATGGTGGTGCAGGGACAACTGCTGCTGCGTTGAGAGCAGGTATTCCCAATATCATTATTCCTTTCTTTGGTGATCAGCCTTTTTGGGGTCAGCGAGTCGAAGCACTCGGAGTGGGGCCGAAACCAATTCCCAAAAAACATTTAACAGCAGAAAAGTTAGCAGCAGCTATTAATGTTGCAGTGAATGATGAAGAAGTTCGCCGACGAGCTTTGTCCCTTGGTGCAAAGATTCGAGCAGAGGATGGTGTAGCGCAGGCAGTGAAAGTGATTAATAGATTTTCTTCATTGAGTTAA
- a CDS encoding YqaE/Pmp3 family membrane protein: MDLVRILCAIFLPPLGVFLQVGFGLDFWINIVLTLFGYIPGIIHAVWIIAKK, encoded by the coding sequence ATGGATTTAGTTCGGATTCTGTGTGCAATTTTCTTACCACCACTGGGTGTGTTTTTGCAAGTTGGTTTTGGTCTAGACTTTTGGATTAATATAGTTTTGACACTTTTCGGTTATATTCCAGGGATTATTCATGCAGTTTGGATAATTGCTAAGAAATAA
- a CDS encoding translation initiation factor encodes MSSSNFKSSDKNFIYREFGNDNSPALERPIPELPPQQQNLKVQASRKGRKGKTVTVISGFQAKPETLADLVKQLKSQCGTGGTVKDNEIEIQGDHKQKIVELLTKIGYKAKISGG; translated from the coding sequence ATGTCTTCTTCCAATTTTAAATCCTCCGATAAAAACTTCATCTACCGCGAATTTGGCAACGACAACTCACCCGCATTAGAAAGACCAATTCCCGAACTACCACCGCAACAACAGAATCTTAAAGTCCAAGCTTCTCGAAAAGGACGTAAAGGCAAAACTGTGACGGTGATTAGTGGTTTTCAAGCTAAACCAGAAACTTTGGCAGATTTAGTGAAACAATTGAAAAGCCAGTGCGGTACAGGTGGCACTGTTAAAGATAATGAAATTGAAATTCAGGGCGATCACAAACAGAAAATTGTTGAGTTACTGACCAAAATTGGTTACAAAGCCAAAATCAGTGGTGGTTAG